One window of the Candidatus Baltobacteraceae bacterium genome contains the following:
- a CDS encoding PHB depolymerase family esterase: protein MRYTQLAAVLGLAAIMTACSGAGSGSLPVAPTENQSAVHRDASAATLPSLGHYNVNLSDVVVAGVSSGADMATQLHFSYSANIKGEAIFAGSPFFCALGTSDAFWGLVYGPGYSADYALYSCSGTEYWSEGESPPLGTLETDTNNAAKDGYLDPVSDLSGSKAWIFSGEDDTVVAQSVVKDSQSMLSHYGVSTTTNYTTAAEHGWVTPDTSNSCGAINSQYLINCGFDAEDEFLTDFFGTLNPRNDGTLSGSLIEFNQAPYAAAGMDSVGYIYVPANCAGGAACKLVVALHGCEQGESYVGTAFVTESGLNEWADTNSIIVLYPQAIASSGNSLGCWDWWDYTGTAYASNEGPQVNAIWKMIEQI from the coding sequence ATGAGATACACGCAACTCGCGGCCGTCCTTGGCCTGGCCGCTATTATGACTGCCTGCTCGGGTGCCGGCAGCGGGTCGCTGCCCGTAGCGCCGACGGAGAATCAATCCGCGGTCCATCGTGATGCGAGCGCCGCAACGTTGCCGAGCTTGGGGCACTACAACGTGAATTTGAGCGACGTGGTGGTCGCCGGCGTTTCGTCCGGTGCCGACATGGCCACGCAACTGCACTTCTCGTACTCCGCCAACATCAAAGGCGAAGCAATTTTCGCGGGCTCGCCGTTCTTCTGCGCGCTCGGCACCTCGGACGCGTTTTGGGGGCTCGTCTACGGTCCCGGGTACTCGGCCGACTACGCGCTCTACTCGTGCTCCGGCACCGAGTATTGGTCCGAGGGCGAATCTCCGCCGCTGGGCACGCTCGAGACCGACACCAATAACGCGGCCAAAGACGGTTACCTCGACCCGGTAAGCGATTTGAGCGGTTCGAAAGCATGGATTTTCTCGGGTGAAGACGACACGGTCGTCGCGCAATCGGTCGTCAAGGACTCGCAATCGATGCTCAGCCATTACGGGGTGAGCACGACGACGAACTACACGACCGCGGCCGAGCACGGCTGGGTAACACCCGATACGTCGAACTCGTGCGGTGCGATCAACTCGCAGTACTTGATCAACTGCGGCTTCGATGCCGAAGACGAGTTCCTCACCGACTTTTTCGGTACGCTCAATCCGCGCAACGACGGCACGCTCTCCGGGTCGCTCATCGAGTTCAATCAGGCCCCGTACGCCGCTGCCGGGATGGATTCGGTCGGGTATATCTACGTCCCGGCGAACTGCGCCGGCGGCGCGGCCTGCAAACTCGTCGTCGCGCTGCACGGCTGCGAGCAGGGTGAGTCCTACGTCGGCACTGCGTTCGTGACGGAATCCGGTCTCAACGAATGGGCCGACACCAACAGCATCATCGTGCTCTATCCGCAAGCAATCGCGTCGTCGGGAAATTCGCTCGGCTGCTGGGATTGGTGGGACTACACCGGTACCGCCTACGCATCGAACGAAGGACCCCAGGTCAATGCGATCTGGAAGATGATCGAGCAGATCTGA